The following are from one region of the Leptospira terpstrae serovar Hualin str. LT 11-33 = ATCC 700639 genome:
- a CDS encoding valine--tRNA ligase, giving the protein MKSQLPDRYDPESVEPKWIQTWEEKKTFVPDSTRKETFSIVIPPPNVTGNLHIGHALNHTIQDIIIRIERKKGKNVVWVPGMDHAGIATQVVVERELAKEGKSRTDFTREGFIEKVWEWKAHSGGMIAKQQRLLGESVDWSRERFTFDEGLSKAVIKVFRSLYDEGLIYRGERIINWCPVTKTAISDIEVEYKEKQGKLYHVKYPKAEFKSKDPKTLSKGEYIVVATTRPETMFGDVAVCAHPDDVRYAELKDKFVYLPIAGKEIPVLFDSFVDKEFGSGLVKITPAHDINDYEAGLRLHLTPINIMNLDGTLNEQTGKYNGLDRFEARKRVVEELESGGYIEKIETHIHSVGHNQRGGAVIEPLLSTQWFVKIESLAKPAIEVVKTGKVQFQPKMWEKTYFEWMENIRDWCISRQLWWGHRIPAYYAPNGDMVVAESIEEAVTLFSKKGISVTKDTIKQDEDVLDTWFSSGLWPFTVFGWPENSEELKKYYPTSVLVTGFDIIFFWVARMIMNGLKFMGDVPFQKVLIHGLVRDKDGKKFSKSLGNVVDPLDMMSKYGTDSFRFFLAAVLPEGKDILFDESRLDGYRSFCNKIWNSSRFIFMNLPEEFTAKEPEIKTLEDTDLWILNEFDQMLLRYEKAYSDYHFFEMANSIYDFVWGSFCDWYLELTKARVYGNVTPESQEKARLVLISVLKKSLGLLHPFMPFITEEIHSLLDSTELAKTEFPKPYGVSDSSPAVVRMELVREIITKIRNMRAELGVKPEKKCKVILKCNHKELKEMMEREIKSILQLSKAESLEFIDSYEAKNTDSVGAFSIGEIFLPLEGIFDFEKEKQRLEKEKKQIQLEMEKLENKINKPAFLEKAKPDVVEKEREKYYTWKEKLDSTVRALEKIGT; this is encoded by the coding sequence ATGAAATCACAGCTACCTGACCGTTATGATCCCGAATCCGTAGAGCCCAAATGGATACAAACCTGGGAAGAAAAAAAAACCTTTGTCCCTGACTCAACTCGCAAAGAAACATTTTCGATCGTCATTCCTCCTCCCAACGTTACAGGAAACTTACATATTGGGCATGCACTCAATCATACCATCCAAGACATCATCATTCGTATTGAACGTAAAAAAGGGAAAAATGTAGTTTGGGTTCCTGGAATGGACCATGCGGGAATTGCAACACAAGTGGTTGTAGAAAGGGAGCTAGCGAAAGAAGGAAAGTCTAGAACCGATTTTACACGCGAAGGTTTTATTGAAAAAGTTTGGGAGTGGAAAGCTCATTCCGGTGGAATGATTGCCAAACAACAACGGTTACTCGGTGAATCGGTAGATTGGTCTCGTGAAAGATTTACGTTTGATGAAGGTCTATCCAAAGCAGTCATCAAAGTGTTTCGCAGTTTGTATGATGAAGGTTTGATTTATCGTGGTGAACGGATTATCAACTGGTGCCCTGTGACTAAAACTGCCATTTCCGATATCGAAGTAGAGTATAAAGAAAAACAAGGCAAACTCTATCATGTTAAATATCCTAAAGCAGAATTTAAATCAAAAGATCCGAAAACACTTTCCAAAGGCGAATACATCGTCGTAGCAACCACAAGACCAGAAACAATGTTTGGTGACGTTGCCGTCTGCGCACATCCAGATGATGTCCGTTATGCGGAACTAAAAGATAAATTTGTGTATTTGCCAATTGCTGGAAAGGAAATTCCTGTTTTATTCGATTCTTTTGTGGATAAAGAATTTGGTTCAGGACTTGTGAAAATCACTCCAGCTCATGATATCAATGACTATGAAGCTGGGCTTCGTTTGCATTTAACTCCTATCAATATTATGAATTTGGATGGGACATTGAATGAACAAACAGGAAAATACAATGGTCTCGATCGGTTTGAAGCCCGTAAACGAGTTGTAGAAGAACTCGAGTCCGGTGGTTATATTGAAAAAATAGAAACCCACATCCATAGTGTCGGCCACAACCAAAGAGGGGGAGCGGTCATTGAACCGTTGTTATCGACTCAGTGGTTTGTGAAAATTGAATCCCTAGCAAAACCCGCCATTGAAGTAGTAAAAACTGGGAAGGTTCAGTTCCAACCCAAGATGTGGGAAAAAACATACTTTGAATGGATGGAAAATATCCGTGATTGGTGTATCTCTCGCCAACTTTGGTGGGGACATCGAATCCCTGCTTATTATGCACCAAACGGAGATATGGTGGTTGCAGAATCCATTGAGGAAGCAGTAACGCTATTTTCCAAAAAAGGAATTTCTGTTACAAAAGATACCATCAAACAAGATGAAGACGTTCTTGATACTTGGTTTTCTTCCGGACTTTGGCCATTTACTGTTTTTGGTTGGCCTGAAAATTCCGAAGAACTCAAAAAATATTATCCTACATCAGTTTTAGTCACCGGGTTTGATATTATCTTTTTCTGGGTAGCACGGATGATTATGAACGGTCTGAAATTTATGGGTGATGTTCCGTTTCAGAAAGTTCTCATCCATGGACTTGTTCGTGATAAAGATGGAAAGAAGTTCAGTAAGTCACTAGGCAACGTAGTCGATCCATTAGACATGATGAGTAAATACGGAACCGATTCGTTTCGTTTTTTCCTCGCAGCCGTATTACCAGAAGGAAAGGACATTCTTTTCGACGAATCCAGGTTAGATGGTTATAGATCCTTCTGTAATAAAATTTGGAATTCGAGTCGGTTTATTTTCATGAACCTTCCGGAAGAATTCACTGCCAAAGAACCTGAAATCAAAACTTTGGAAGACACTGACCTTTGGATTTTGAATGAATTTGATCAAATGCTTTTACGTTATGAAAAAGCATATTCCGATTATCATTTTTTTGAAATGGCAAATTCCATTTATGATTTTGTCTGGGGATCTTTTTGCGATTGGTATTTGGAATTAACCAAAGCTCGCGTGTATGGGAATGTAACCCCTGAATCACAAGAAAAAGCAAGACTCGTCCTTATCAGCGTGTTAAAAAAATCGCTGGGACTTCTTCATCCGTTTATGCCTTTTATTACGGAAGAAATTCATTCATTACTTGATTCAACTGAACTTGCAAAAACTGAATTTCCAAAACCGTATGGGGTTTCTGATTCTTCACCTGCAGTGGTTCGAATGGAACTGGTTCGTGAAATCATTACCAAGATTCGCAATATGCGTGCAGAACTTGGAGTTAAACCTGAGAAAAAATGTAAGGTTATCTTAAAATGTAATCATAAAGAATTAAAAGAGATGATGGAAAGAGAAATCAAATCCATCCTCCAACTTTCTAAAGCAGAGAGTTTGGAATTTATCGATTCTTATGAAGCTAAAAATACAGATTCTGTCGGTGCTTTTTCAATAGGAGAGATTTTCCTTCCATTAGAAGGTATTTTTGATTTTGAAAAAGAAAAACAACGATTGGAAAAAGAGAAAAAACAAATCCAATTGGAAATGGAAAAGTTGGAAAATAAAATCAACAAACCAGCCTTCTTAGAAAAAGCAAAACCAGATGTTGTAGAAAAAGAAAGAGAAAAGTACTACACATGGAAAGAGAAACTAGATAGTACGGTTAGGGCTTTAGAAAAAATTGGAACATAA
- a CDS encoding sigma 54-interacting transcriptional regulator encodes MSVKQDISGTLRKIQKEIQQLPNITDRLNFILDMTLTLFGASTGSISIMDQEEKVLTIVAAKGMDWEKKIAAKLPFNLGVTGRAASTREIIYVPDVTLDKDYVKLIETVRSELAIPLVTRDSTIGVLNLESDKVNFFSPDIINQATLFASQLTIVILEERIAKEAFEKSKREEDPVEEILGYDPSILFLKHRIRQVGPSDTSVMIIGEEGSGKKLIAKALHYISQRKNGPFLTVDCSGLSYELLEAELFGAQSGKIFNPGKLEQANAGSLYIESIGDLPTNLQTRLFQTLRDKTMPNPTLKKKDEVLNIRIFTGSKRDLLEDIQKETFSMDLYYRLAEVPLRMPPLRERRGDVPLLAHHFLYQYNKQYGRNKTFSTDALKALTGMPWSGNVRQLQSVIQYAVLVPPETVLEPHSFLQDGKRETESSSKVQSFTVGTEILSPSENLSLNLAIERLEAIWIKEAFQRVSTQEEAAKLLGISRGSLQYKIKNNQFLDGFNT; translated from the coding sequence ATGTCTGTAAAACAGGATATTTCCGGAACTTTAAGGAAAATCCAAAAAGAAATTCAACAACTTCCGAATATTACGGATCGTTTAAATTTCATTTTGGACATGACTCTAACTTTGTTTGGAGCCTCTACCGGTAGTATATCCATTATGGACCAGGAAGAAAAAGTCCTCACCATAGTTGCTGCCAAAGGGATGGATTGGGAAAAAAAAATTGCCGCCAAACTTCCTTTTAACTTAGGGGTTACGGGCCGGGCTGCCTCCACTAGAGAAATAATCTATGTTCCCGATGTTACTTTAGACAAAGATTATGTAAAGCTAATTGAAACAGTTCGTTCAGAACTTGCGATTCCATTAGTCACCAGAGATTCAACCATTGGTGTACTTAACCTAGAGTCAGATAAGGTAAATTTTTTCTCTCCCGATATTATCAACCAAGCCACACTGTTTGCTTCTCAATTAACAATTGTTATTTTAGAAGAACGTATAGCCAAAGAGGCATTTGAAAAATCCAAAAGAGAAGAAGATCCTGTAGAAGAAATATTAGGTTATGATCCTAGTATTTTATTTTTAAAACATAGGATTAGGCAAGTGGGACCTTCCGATACATCGGTGATGATCATAGGCGAAGAAGGTTCTGGAAAAAAACTAATCGCCAAGGCATTACATTATATATCCCAAAGAAAAAATGGTCCATTTCTTACAGTCGATTGTTCCGGTCTTAGTTATGAACTTTTAGAAGCAGAACTATTCGGTGCCCAAAGTGGAAAAATATTCAATCCAGGAAAACTAGAACAAGCTAATGCTGGATCCTTATACATTGAATCCATTGGAGATTTGCCAACAAATTTACAAACAAGACTTTTTCAAACCTTACGCGATAAAACAATGCCAAATCCCACTTTGAAAAAAAAGGATGAAGTTCTTAACATTCGCATTTTTACAGGAAGTAAAAGAGATTTATTAGAAGATATTCAAAAAGAAACATTTTCTATGGATTTGTATTACCGCCTAGCGGAAGTTCCGCTCCGTATGCCGCCTTTACGCGAACGAAGAGGGGATGTTCCACTTTTAGCTCATCATTTTTTATACCAATACAACAAACAATACGGAAGGAACAAAACGTTTTCAACAGATGCTCTGAAGGCACTGACTGGGATGCCTTGGAGTGGAAATGTTAGACAATTACAAAGTGTGATTCAGTATGCGGTTCTTGTTCCACCGGAAACAGTTCTCGAACCCCATTCCTTTTTACAAGATGGAAAACGAGAAACCGAATCTTCCTCAAAAGTCCAAAGTTTTACTGTGGGGACGGAGATCCTTTCTCCTTCGGAAAATTTATCCCTGAATCTTGCAATCGAAAGGTTGGAGGCAATCTGGATCAAAGAAGCCTTCCAACGAGTATCCACACAGGAAGAAGCCGCCAAACTTCTTGGAATTAGCCGTGGTTCTTTGCAGTATAAGATCAAAAATAACCAATTTCTGGACGGATTCAACACTTAA
- a CDS encoding motility associated factor glycosyltransferase family protein — MKESYLEKNLAALPSRLAELVQNPATTFNSVNSPDPEINISYELTKSKTGDPTLEIDGVWIHSRFDPKKEAERFAAELPHDGSDRIYLLFGAGLGYILPYLINKENVTIIWMEPFPFFIQEAFKIFDFSKPLLDGKLILITGEGMEDQLSEAVKGKGTHPISFVPHRGSWQWKEADYQRLKFTAEQMFHKKDVNLATLTRFEKIWAKNICYNLPELSKFRPVSDLFGIAEGISIVVCGAGPSLSESISELITYRNQFLLLAVDTALPILSSFGVEPDLIFSVDPQALNSQYLEDYSGDAILVFDPTSTYLSLRLDKGPNKGFVTSSPFPLIRLLERTGTSEIGSVPFGGSVSTNAASLATLMGAKFVFLVGQDLSFTKGLAHSKGAVLEERLNYLESRKFRREKHNYKQLFALPQKKVTGNQEEIYITNEKMLIFKKWFEDHAKENPWTNLTKFGARLEGIPHSEFEKEFPSGNSAEKNNQIKLVESVRNQIRSQLTKEVSFFDTSQLVSEIQSTTESLSEFVITVKRGLAVSERIYNQIKRNQINPKTFSEDIKQMDAIDEQVSGKKGLNEILSLGIQRIILTITEGYDDNLSVEEKENTQLGVAKKSLLLYEGLYESVRTTKRMLTKSLYRLQ, encoded by the coding sequence GTGAAAGAATCATACTTAGAAAAAAATCTTGCGGCCCTCCCATCTCGATTGGCCGAATTGGTTCAAAATCCAGCCACTACATTTAATTCAGTAAATTCTCCTGATCCCGAAATTAATATTTCTTATGAACTCACAAAATCCAAAACAGGTGATCCCACTTTAGAGATAGATGGAGTTTGGATCCATAGTCGATTTGATCCCAAAAAAGAAGCAGAACGATTTGCCGCCGAACTACCTCATGATGGAAGTGATCGCATTTATCTTTTGTTTGGTGCCGGTCTAGGTTATATTCTACCTTATTTGATCAATAAAGAAAATGTCACAATAATATGGATGGAACCCTTTCCTTTTTTCATTCAGGAAGCATTTAAAATCTTTGATTTTTCCAAACCTTTGTTAGATGGAAAATTAATTTTAATCACGGGTGAAGGAATGGAAGACCAACTATCCGAAGCAGTGAAAGGGAAAGGAACTCATCCCATCAGTTTTGTTCCCCACCGTGGATCTTGGCAATGGAAAGAAGCCGATTACCAAAGATTAAAATTTACCGCAGAACAAATGTTTCATAAAAAAGATGTGAATCTTGCCACGTTAACACGCTTTGAAAAAATTTGGGCAAAAAATATCTGTTATAATCTACCTGAGTTGTCAAAGTTTCGTCCGGTCTCTGATCTTTTTGGAATTGCGGAAGGAATCTCCATTGTTGTTTGTGGTGCGGGACCTAGTCTTTCCGAATCGATTTCTGAATTGATTACTTACAGAAACCAATTTCTACTACTCGCAGTAGATACTGCTCTTCCCATCCTCTCTTCGTTTGGGGTAGAACCTGACTTGATTTTTTCTGTCGATCCTCAGGCTCTGAACAGCCAATATTTGGAAGATTATTCTGGGGATGCCATTTTGGTATTTGACCCGACCTCTACCTACTTAAGCCTACGATTGGATAAAGGACCAAACAAAGGTTTTGTGACCTCTTCTCCATTTCCCTTGATTCGTTTATTAGAAAGAACAGGTACATCGGAGATTGGTTCTGTTCCTTTTGGTGGTTCTGTTTCTACCAATGCGGCAAGCCTTGCCACTCTAATGGGTGCAAAATTTGTATTTTTAGTGGGGCAGGATTTGAGTTTTACCAAGGGACTTGCTCATTCCAAAGGGGCAGTGCTTGAAGAACGATTGAACTATCTAGAATCTAGAAAGTTTCGCAGGGAAAAACACAACTACAAACAATTATTTGCATTACCACAAAAGAAAGTCACAGGAAATCAGGAAGAAATCTACATCACCAATGAGAAGATGTTGATCTTTAAAAAATGGTTCGAAGACCATGCGAAGGAAAATCCTTGGACCAACTTAACAAAGTTTGGTGCCAGACTGGAAGGAATTCCTCATTCAGAGTTTGAAAAAGAATTTCCCAGTGGGAATTCTGCAGAGAAAAACAATCAAATCAAACTTGTAGAGTCAGTTCGAAACCAAATCCGTTCCCAACTCACAAAAGAAGTTTCGTTTTTTGATACAAGCCAATTGGTTTCAGAAATCCAATCCACTACAGAATCTTTGTCTGAATTTGTAATCACTGTAAAACGTGGCCTTGCCGTATCGGAAAGAATTTATAACCAAATCAAACGCAACCAAATCAATCCCAAAACATTTTCGGAAGATATCAAACAAATGGACGCAATAGATGAACAGGTATCTGGGAAAAAGGGTTTGAATGAAATTTTGAGTTTAGGAATCCAACGAATTATTTTAACCATCACCGAAGGTTATGATGACAACTTAAGTGTAGAAGAAAAAGAAAACACCCAACTGGGTGTAGCAAAGAAATCTTTACTTTTATATGAAGGTCTTTACGAATCCGTTCGGACTACCAAACGGATGCTCACTAAATCTCTATACAGATTACAATAA
- a CDS encoding OmpA family protein, producing MADSYYRTISGKQYDNELLEIAEKATKRSKAPIGKNIAKTLFDAIKDGGDYTDVEKRTVKYIRDNFKFSPEADEYLRSEIRKWAAKISVPAAKKKASTKGPSKKDTTVKRSSSRSAKSSTEGFTPYYEVYDGDDSSRDDVAPTPEYNELVALNKFQITPKQNRIGRIILLTLILIFFIVLIVFGIRSCNRSSKVSENTNANATSDVGTRSLERVTLSEGKASDKFESQARAIRYVNDLQIRFIKQSMQTEETAADKIVTLAEALKSYPGIRVRVKGHTCFIGEMDENKILSDERARFIYDELLKQGVSASQLDYRGFGETAEIESNSTEAGRIKNRRVDFTVLSVTE from the coding sequence GTGGCAGATAGTTATTACCGTACCATAAGTGGTAAACAATATGATAATGAATTGTTAGAAATCGCTGAGAAAGCCACCAAACGTAGCAAAGCTCCTATTGGTAAAAATATTGCAAAGACCCTTTTTGATGCCATTAAAGATGGTGGGGACTATACAGATGTTGAAAAACGCACTGTAAAATACATTCGAGATAATTTCAAATTTAGCCCAGAAGCAGACGAATACCTTCGTTCAGAGATTCGTAAATGGGCAGCCAAAATTTCTGTTCCTGCGGCAAAGAAAAAAGCCTCAACCAAAGGACCCTCTAAAAAAGATACTACTGTAAAACGTAGTTCTTCTCGATCGGCAAAATCTTCAACGGAAGGTTTTACTCCTTACTATGAAGTCTACGACGGTGATGATAGTTCCCGAGACGATGTGGCACCAACTCCGGAATACAATGAATTAGTTGCTTTAAATAAATTTCAAATCACTCCCAAACAAAACCGAATTGGAAGGATCATATTACTTACGCTGATTCTTATATTCTTTATTGTATTAATTGTTTTTGGAATTCGTAGTTGTAATCGAAGTTCGAAAGTTTCTGAAAACACAAATGCAAATGCTACATCGGATGTAGGCACAAGATCATTGGAACGCGTAACTCTATCCGAAGGAAAAGCTTCTGACAAATTTGAATCCCAAGCTCGAGCGATTCGATATGTAAACGATCTACAAATTCGTTTTATCAAACAAAGTATGCAGACAGAAGAAACTGCTGCGGATAAAATTGTCACTCTCGCAGAAGCTTTAAAGTCTTATCCTGGGATTCGTGTTCGAGTTAAGGGACATACATGTTTTATTGGTGAGATGGATGAAAACAAAATTCTATCGGATGAACGTGCAAGGTTTATCTATGATGAATTATTGAAACAAGGTGTAAGTGCATCCCAACTCGACTATCGTGGGTTTGGTGAAACTGCAGAAATTGAATCTAATTCAACAGAAGCAGGGCGGATCAAAAATAGACGTGTTGATTTTACTGTTTTATCAGTAACAGAATAG
- a CDS encoding thioredoxin family protein: MRKFPSALFMERKFRILIIFFFLGFSFTTLSHCSKQSDIILSQYQESLALAKDSNRKLIIVFGADWCPDCNALDGIFKEPEPKALLSQNFLVFKVDVGRFDKNLSLNDTLGNPIQNGIPALVVIDPSGKILTSTKGGEFSNASKMTKEQVLEYLHHL, encoded by the coding sequence ATGCGGAAGTTTCCTTCCGCTCTTTTTATGGAACGAAAGTTTCGAATTCTAATCATTTTCTTTTTTCTTGGATTCTCCTTCACTACCCTCTCTCATTGCTCTAAACAAAGTGACATAATACTTTCCCAATACCAAGAGAGTTTGGCTTTGGCAAAAGACTCAAACCGCAAACTCATTATAGTTTTTGGTGCCGATTGGTGTCCTGACTGCAATGCATTAGATGGGATCTTCAAAGAACCAGAACCAAAAGCCCTACTCTCTCAAAATTTCCTCGTCTTTAAAGTAGATGTTGGTCGCTTCGATAAAAACTTAAGTCTAAACGATACACTTGGCAATCCCATCCAAAATGGAATTCCTGCTTTGGTTGTCATCGACCCTTCGGGAAAAATTCTTACCTCCACCAAGGGAGGAGAATTCTCTAACGCAAGTAAGATGACAAAAGAACAAGTGTTAGAATATTTACACCATCTTTAG
- the purD gene encoding phosphoribosylamine--glycine ligase: protein MEHKFKVLLIGSGGREHALADAISKSNSLESLKVFPGNGGFSKEVIVSSSEISITDKSKFFDYIKSSGTNLVIVGPEDPLVNGLSDWCAEMNIPCFGPSAYCAQVEGSKHFAKEMMKRAKVPTASFAVFTDHESAWSYAQKEILPLVVKADGLAAGKGVTVAFDIKEVKRALDEIFLESKFGESGNKVVLESFLEGEEASLFVITDGERYMCLPAAQDHKRAYDGDIGPNTGGMGAYAPAPIVTDAVLSKVKELVIEPMLADFRTSGHPYKGLLYVGLMITKEGVPSVVEFNCRFGDPETQCVLRLLDEDILPIFYTSAIGNLPMRNLKLKEGSSAVVVLAAKGYPDSPEKGMPLEIPSNEGNVVVYHAGTKRQENQILANGGRILGITSFGVSLKDAINDCYAFLTKIKAPDTFYRKDIGRRAL, encoded by the coding sequence TTGGAACATAAATTTAAAGTTTTACTCATTGGAAGTGGTGGAAGAGAACACGCGTTAGCGGATGCTATCTCAAAATCAAATTCTTTGGAATCACTCAAAGTATTTCCGGGGAACGGTGGATTTTCGAAAGAAGTAATCGTAAGTTCTTCAGAGATTTCTATTACTGATAAATCAAAATTTTTTGATTATATAAAATCATCGGGAACAAATCTCGTGATTGTTGGACCAGAAGACCCACTTGTAAACGGTCTTTCTGACTGGTGTGCGGAAATGAATATCCCTTGTTTTGGGCCTTCCGCCTATTGTGCGCAAGTCGAGGGAAGTAAACATTTTGCCAAAGAGATGATGAAGAGGGCCAAAGTTCCCACAGCTTCTTTTGCAGTTTTTACTGACCATGAATCTGCATGGAGTTACGCTCAAAAAGAAATATTACCTTTGGTGGTAAAAGCAGATGGCCTTGCTGCGGGAAAAGGGGTCACAGTTGCTTTTGATATCAAGGAAGTCAAACGGGCATTAGATGAGATATTTTTAGAATCAAAGTTTGGCGAAAGTGGTAACAAAGTAGTTTTAGAATCTTTTTTAGAAGGCGAAGAAGCATCCCTTTTTGTGATCACCGATGGGGAAAGGTATATGTGCCTTCCGGCAGCCCAAGACCACAAACGTGCTTATGATGGAGACATTGGCCCGAACACAGGCGGAATGGGAGCTTATGCCCCAGCACCAATTGTTACAGATGCAGTGCTTTCTAAAGTAAAAGAACTAGTTATTGAACCAATGTTAGCTGATTTTAGAACATCGGGTCATCCTTACAAAGGACTTCTTTATGTTGGGCTTATGATTACTAAAGAAGGAGTTCCTAGTGTAGTGGAATTCAATTGTCGTTTTGGGGATCCAGAAACACAATGTGTTCTTCGCCTGTTAGATGAAGATATTTTGCCTATTTTTTATACCTCTGCAATCGGAAATCTTCCAATGCGAAACTTAAAGTTAAAGGAAGGATCTTCTGCTGTCGTAGTACTTGCGGCAAAAGGTTACCCTGATTCTCCTGAAAAAGGAATGCCTTTGGAAATTCCATCTAACGAAGGGAATGTGGTGGTATACCATGCAGGAACCAAACGTCAGGAGAATCAAATTTTGGCAAATGGCGGAAGGATTCTTGGAATCACTTCTTTTGGTGTTTCTTTGAAAGATGCAATCAATGATTGTTATGCTTTTCTTACTAAAATCAAAGCACCAGATACATTTTATAGAAAAGACATAGGTAGGAGAGCCCTCTAG
- the prfB gene encoding peptide chain release factor 2, with amino-acid sequence MDRSLKDLKKQTSEMIESFQSYWTAQNFQEDYDRLSSLIEKANDPKLWDSPDQAKTVTQKRNELQLKLDPWLELKKELFDFPDLIELTSEEMGEAGLKSLNDDFDRMFEAFENLQMLDALAGKDDGKAAFINIHPGAGGTESQDWADMLLRMYTRFCEQKGYRAELVDYQPGETAGIKNATLYIQGDHPFGYLKCESGVHRLVRISPFDSNKRRHTSFASVYVTPEVDDDIQVNIEEKDLRVDVYRSSGAGGQHVNTTDSAVRITHIPTGVVVSCQMERSQIKNRDTAMKMLRARLYEMEKQKAEEENAKKAGEKRDISWGSQIRSYVFHPYNLVKDHRTDFETGNVHAVMDGDLEDFIIAYLKYLTNQKANAKV; translated from the coding sequence ATGGATAGATCACTAAAAGACTTAAAAAAACAAACATCAGAAATGATTGAATCATTTCAATCCTATTGGACGGCTCAAAATTTCCAAGAAGACTATGACAGGTTATCTTCACTCATTGAAAAAGCAAACGATCCAAAATTATGGGACTCACCTGACCAAGCAAAAACGGTAACACAAAAACGAAACGAGTTACAATTAAAATTAGATCCTTGGTTGGAATTAAAGAAGGAACTATTCGATTTTCCTGATTTGATTGAACTCACATCCGAAGAAATGGGAGAGGCAGGCTTAAAATCATTAAACGATGATTTTGACCGTATGTTTGAAGCATTCGAAAACTTGCAAATGTTAGATGCCCTTGCTGGTAAAGATGATGGAAAGGCCGCATTTATCAATATCCATCCTGGAGCTGGCGGAACAGAATCGCAAGACTGGGCTGATATGTTACTGCGAATGTACACAAGATTTTGTGAACAAAAAGGGTATCGTGCGGAACTTGTAGACTACCAACCAGGGGAAACTGCCGGAATTAAAAACGCCACCTTATACATTCAAGGTGACCATCCTTTCGGATATTTAAAATGTGAATCTGGGGTGCATAGACTTGTACGTATTTCGCCTTTTGATTCTAACAAACGTAGGCATACTTCCTTTGCTTCTGTGTATGTAACGCCAGAAGTTGATGATGATATCCAAGTGAATATCGAAGAAAAAGACCTTCGTGTGGATGTTTACCGCTCTTCTGGGGCAGGGGGACAACACGTTAACACTACAGATTCTGCAGTGCGTATCACTCACATTCCTACAGGAGTTGTAGTTTCCTGCCAAATGGAAAGATCTCAAATCAAAAACCGTGACACGGCAATGAAAATGCTTCGTGCTCGTTTGTATGAAATGGAAAAACAAAAAGCAGAAGAAGAGAACGCAAAAAAAGCTGGCGAAAAACGGGATATCTCTTGGGGTTCACAGATTCGAAGTTATGTGTTTCATCCTTACAATTTGGTAAAAGACCACAGAACCGATTTTGAAACTGGAAACGTACATGCTGTGATGGATGGAGACCTGGAAGATTTTATAATCGCCTACTTAAAATACCTGACAAACCAAAAGGCAAACGCGAAAGTATAA